A single window of Achromobacter xylosoxidans DNA harbors:
- a CDS encoding GNAT family N-acetyltransferase produces MTQTPNTLTIRLARPDDAAALEDILTATYEGTWRPQMTPEKYRYFLDSGKIPRYVAERGARFYVCEAEGRVAGMVDWEKNFIWALHVHPAMQRRGVGAALLALAEDGMRRAGFGQARLETDTFNMQSRAFYGKQGYAEIDTYPDEEWDSGFTTVLLVKALA; encoded by the coding sequence ATGACGCAAACCCCGAACACCCTGACGATCCGGCTGGCGCGCCCCGACGATGCGGCGGCGCTGGAAGACATATTGACCGCGACCTACGAAGGCACCTGGCGACCGCAGATGACGCCCGAGAAATATCGGTATTTCCTGGACAGCGGCAAGATCCCGCGCTATGTCGCCGAACGCGGCGCGCGCTTTTACGTGTGCGAAGCCGAAGGCCGGGTGGCGGGCATGGTGGACTGGGAAAAGAACTTCATCTGGGCGCTGCACGTGCATCCGGCGATGCAGCGGCGTGGCGTGGGCGCGGCGCTGCTGGCGCTGGCCGAGGACGGCATGCGCCGCGCCGGTTTCGGCCAGGCGCGGCTGGAAACCGATACCTTCAACATGCAGAGCCGCGCGTTCTACGGCAAGCAGGGCTATGCCGAGATCGACACCTATCCCGACGAGGAATGGGACAGCGGTTTCACCACGGTGCTGCTGGTGAAGGCGCTGGCCTGA